A window of the Labeo rohita strain BAU-BD-2019 chromosome 1, IGBB_LRoh.1.0, whole genome shotgun sequence genome harbors these coding sequences:
- the mdh1aa gene encoding malate dehydrogenase 1Aa, NAD (soluble), translated as MLTLLSAMYLVVRTASAQAEPIRVLVTGAAGQIAYSLLYSIAKGDVFGKDQPIILVLLDITPMLPVLDGVVMELQDCALPLLREVIPTDKVEVGFKDLDAAILVGSMPRKEGMERKDLLKANVAIFKTQGEALEKYAKKTVKVLVVGNPANTNCLIASKSAPSIPKENFSCLTRLDHNRARSQVAMRVGVPSDSVKNVIIWGNHSSTQYPDVHHAIVNHHGKEMAAYDAVNDESWLKGDFITTVQQRGAAVIKARKLSSAMSAAKAICDHMRDIWFGTPDGEWVSMGVYSTGNSYGVPDDLMYSFPVMIKNKTWKMVDGLAINDFSRGKMDATAAELVEERDTALTFLGA; from the exons ATGTTGACCCTGCTGTCGGCTATGTACTTGGTGGTGCGCACGGCTTCGGcgcag GCCGAACCGATCCGTGTGCTGGTGACTGGCGCAGCCGGACAGATCGCTTATTCTCTGCTCTACAGCATTGCTAAAGGAGATGTGTTCGGCAAGGACCAG CCAATCATCTTGGTGCTTCTGGATATCACTCCCATGCTGCCTGTGCTGGATGGGGTCGTCATGGAGCTGCAGGATTGTGCTCTTCCACTTCTGAGGG AGGTTATTCCCACTGATAAGGTTGAGGTGGGCTTCAAGGATCTTGACGCTGCCATCTTGGTGGGCTCTATGCCCAGAAAGGAGGGCATGGAGAGGAAGGACCTACTGAAGGCTAACGTGGCCATTTTTAAAACCCAAGGTGAAGCACTGGAGAAGTACGCCAAGAAGACCGTCAAG GTGCTAGTTGTCGGAAACCCAGCGAACACCAACTGTTTGATCGCCTCCAAATCCGCTCCCTCCATTCCAAAGGAGAACTTCTCCTGCCTGACCCGTCTGGACCACAACAGGGCCCGCTCTCAG GTGGCGATGCGTGTTGGCGTGCCCTCTGACAGTGTGAAGAATGTGATTATCTGGGGAAATCACTCCTCAACTCAGTACCCAGATGTGCACCATGCTATTGTGAATCATCATGGGAAGGAGATGGCAGCTTATGACGCAGTGAATGACGAAAGCTGGCTGAAGGGCGACTTCATCACC ACGGTGCAGCAGAGAGGTGCAGCTGTCATCAAGGCCAGGAAGCTCTCCAGTGCAATGTCTGCTGCCAAAGCCATCTGTGACCACATGAGGGACATCTGGTTCGGCACTCCAGAT GGTGAGTGGGTGTCTATGGGCGTCTACTCCACTGGTAATTCCTATGGAGTTCCTGATGACCTCATGTACTCCTTCCCTGTTATGATCAAG AACAAGACCTGGAAGATGGTTGACGGACTTGCCATCAACGACTTCTCCCGCGGTAAGATGGATGCCACCGCCGCCGAGCTGGTAGAGGAGAGAGACACGGCACTCACCTTCCTTGGAGCATGA